Proteins encoded together in one Microcaecilia unicolor chromosome 3, aMicUni1.1, whole genome shotgun sequence window:
- the LOC115464792 gene encoding putative nuclease HARBI1, which yields MQEEEVTETIVQHPVHVRPRRLPSPRVFRQRLVLEHMSDRKIVDDYRLTRTAIHQLYHEIRDDIDPTTHRSHAVPGLAKLLTVLQFLATGTFQHVLGGNSGVDQATVSRHLSQVLHALKKCVRQHIAFPTGEEEQRRVKQDFYKIARLPNVLGAIDCTHVALTPPADREMQYRNRKMGHSLNVQVVCDANLRIRDVVTRFPGSCHDSYILSNSALGRKFAEGQIQNGWLLGDAGYGSKTWLLTPLAVPRSDAEKRYNEAHIATRCTIERSFGVLKSRFRCLHISGGSLQYSPEKVADIVLVCCMLHNIALKHHLDIDIVVPPEVDIASSDRGTDASKGNAVRRKVIHDFFSEPRHP from the exons ATGCAGGAAGAGGAGGTAACAGAAACCATTGTACAACACCCTGTCCACGTTCGCCCACGCCGGCTCCCCAGCCCACGTGTGTTTCGTCAACGGCTGGTTCTGGAACACATGTCAGACAGAAAAATCGTGGATGACTACCGCTTGACCAGAACAGCTATACATCAACTGTACCATGAAATTAGAGATGATATTGACCCAACCACACATCGATCTCACGCAGTGCCTGGCCTTGCAAAGCTGCTTACTGTTCTGCAGTTCTTAGCCACAGGCACATTCCAGCATGTATTAGGGGGTAACAGCGGCGTGGACCAGGCAACTGTTTCAAGACATCTTTCGCAG GTCCTGCACGCACTGAAAAAATGCGTTCGGCAGCACATAGCATTTCCCACGGGGGAAGAAGAACAGAGGAGGGTCAAGCAGGACTTCTACAAGATTGCGCGGTTACCCAATGTCCTAGGAGCTatagactgcacacatgttgccttGACCCCGCCTGCGGATCGAGAAATGCAGTATCGAAACCGCAAGATGGGCCACTCGCTGAATGTGCAAGTGGTTTGTGATGCAAACCTTAGGATCCGTGATGTTGTTACACGTTTTCCAGGGAGCTGCCATGACTCTTACATCTTGTCTAACAGTGCACTGGGTAGGAAGTTTGCAGAGGGGCAGATTCAAAACGGATGGCTTCTTG GGGATGCTGGATATGGGTCGAAAACATGGCTACTGACCCCGCTTGCAGTGCCCCGGTCTGATGCAGAGAAGCGTTACAACGAGGCACACATTGCAACAAGATGCACAATAGAGCGCTCGTTTGGGGTATTGAAGAGCAGGTTTCGCTGCTTGCACATCTCTGGTGGCTCCCTGCAATACTCCCCTGAAAAGGTAGCTGACATAGTGCTTGTATGCTGCATGCTTCATAACATTGCACTGAAGCATCACCTTGACATCGACATTGTAGTCCCTCCAGAAGTCGACATTGCCTCCTCGGACAGAGGGACAGATGCAAGCAAGGGAAATGCTGTGCGCCGGAAGGTCATCCATGATTTCTTTTCAGAACCACGCCATCCTTAG